The Vitis vinifera cultivar Pinot Noir 40024 chromosome 18, ASM3070453v1 region atcAAAATCTTAGGAAGGTGAGTAAAATTTACTTGTTGGTAGAACCCATGCTAAAACCCCATTGAAGTGAAACTAAATGTATTTTCACCCAATGccaatttaaagttaaatagaGTATGGTTAGTGATGATATTATGAATTACTATTCTTGAACCATGGAACAATGTGTACAAATTTTCTCAAACATTGCTTTCTACATATGATCTCTTAGATTATGTTTAGTTCCCgtaaattattaagaaaagaaaaaaatgttgaaaaaaaaatgtttttatcatGCTTACCTTTACAATGGAAAAtacgaaagaaaataaaatataattaaaattaatcaaaaatttatatattttaaaatcatgtatTCTTTAtatgatgaaagaaaataaatgaattaaatttgaagaaatgtataaaaataatttattgattttgaatctattttttattttctttcactgatttttttctttgaacttttccttcttattttttttctctcatactTTCACTCAAATCAAGAAATAGATTGATGAACACAAAGAAATTCTAGCCCTAgaatttttatccaaaatgctctcttaagaaaattaattaagataaaaaaggaaaaatacatGTGATTACACtcaaaatatgatgaaaaattCACCTTAAATCAAGCAACCAGATGGATGTATAGGCTATCATCactttatgaaaattaattcttGTTTCATATAATTTTCATGTTGCAATGAAATAATGTTGCTCTAAATCGAGGATGAGTCAcccaaataatagtttttaagacaAGACTTCTAGGTTTGATCTTGAAAGCCATATAATGTTTGACCCACCCTACTACACCAATTGATTTCAAGTGAAATGATCAAAGTCTGATCCAAAAGTTGAAATCATAATTCCGATGACAAGAGTGTTAGATTTCATGCACACAATCAGAGTCATACCACATTATCTTTAGACACATTGACCTTCAGAAAACTTATAGCTTTGATCCTAAATGCCCATAAGTTCCATGAAAGATTGCTCATGCATGATTGATCTATTGCATCAAGACACATAAACCAATGGGGAGAAAATTACCAATAgaaaccaaagtcaaatataGTTTTATTCTGTAGTTGAAAGCATTATTTACATGACATTACACAAAACTCAAAACAATATTAGCATATTTTGCAGCCTAGCTAGAACAGCATTAACCCTTCGGAGTCGCTAATAATTCATCTTACAGTACATAAAGAGGCATGCGAGGTATTTTCACAGCGCTCTAGCTTATTAACAAGCCCACTTGAATTTCAACTGAATTCACAAACCctcaaattaataaatcatcAAAATCGAAATGAAAAGCATAAACACAGTCGTCGTGACAAATTTTATCGCAGAATAGCTCGTGTTCAACCTCGCGAGCAACCTCGCGGTTATACACAAAAGCGGATAGTTCCCCAAGTCCTATGCTCGACCCTTCACACATGAATGAAGGAATATGTGAAGCAAGCTCCAATATCTCGGCATCATCACCACGAAAACCCCGGCAGTCCCTGATGTCTAAATGCACAAGCTGTTTGCAGCCCTGCAATATCATCACTACAGCTTCCTTCTCAAAGTCTGCTCCATGTAGATCCAAGTACTTAAGTTTTGGCAGTGAAGCAACTATGCCCAATGCTTCATCTTTCCTAATGTAGGAATATGGAGCTGATAGCCAAATGAAGTTGTTGCAGTGAAGACCGATCTGTGGTAGGAGTCGTAGGACAGACTTCACGTGAAATTTCCCTATTCTCATCCTTTCCAAGCTTTTCCACTTGCTTACAAATTTTGGAATAATATGTTTGATAGAAGAATTATACAAACCCACATCCAAAACCTTTAATATGGGACACCTACAAATCACAATTCACTTCATATGAAGCCACttcttgaattttggaaaattttaagatCAATAAGTACTGCTCTGTAGAACTATATCTTAAAGTCAAAATGATGATGtttttcaatataataatgTAAAAGCCAAGATGCCTTACTCGTTTGCAATATACTCCAGTGCCTCCTTGGTGCAGTGTTTGGGGAGTTTGATGACTGTGGCACATCCACAGCTACGGTTAACTATGAACTTCATGAATGCAGTGACAGACAAGTTTTCTTGATATGTAGTCACTAACCTCTCTGCAAAGCCCCTGTCGGGGCTGTCTTCTTCCCATATATCGTCAGGTTTGATGTATTCAGGAAAAATAAGATGCCCCCAGCACTGAGGTTCGCGGCTCGCTTTATACCAAGGCTTGCATACAAAGGGAACATCCAACAACAACGACTCCATTCCCACTCTTCCAAATACATTCACCAAAATATCCATGTTTAACTCCTCCCATTTTCGTTCCTCCATCTAAGAGAGCAAATTAAAAATCACATCCCAAATTTTCCGTCTTTTTAATGCTATTTCATACTGGtttttgttggaatattttcaagaaaaagttGCATGCATATAGGTTAAATGCGAGTCTATATTAAAATAACAGCCCCATGAAACCACATATATCCTTAAGATATTGCAATTTTCAGGTAAACAAAACCGAGAACAGAGAATATAAGCTATACATACCATACATAGAACTAAAGCATCTTAAGATGTGTCCAGTATTTAAATGCCCAAGTTGGAATGAATAAGAACGACAATGGCaatgaatcaaaattctaaGTGCAAGAATGGATAATGAAAATCCTTGTAAGTACAAGTTTTAATTCTATGATAATCAACTTCCTATTCTTATTGTAATTCTAATCCAAAATCCCTAATGAACATAGAACGAAATATTTTTCCTACTCTCATTATCGATTTCAACATTCAATGTGCCCAAGGATCCATACACAACTagacaaaaggaattttttttatctaaatatcATCGATTCTCAATTGAGATTCTAAAGGAATTGGTCCATAATGAAtgtaaaaaatttgtgaaaataacCAATATATCATACAGGCCTCATGCTTTGTTTGGTACAATTTACGATCTAAAGTAGATTCTAAATTAATGGAACAACACCCATCTTCCAACAAaactgaaaattgaaaaattagccCAATAATATCATACAAAATAATAAGCAGCAACTGGCAAAGAACgattgcatatatatatatatatatatatatatatatatatatatatatatatatatatatatatgtatgaatgAGGTTGATGGATAGAAGCTTGAACCTCAAATCGATCCAACTCAACATGGGGaatttgattatcaatttagatttttattccatcaactaaaattaaacatttcaaaagcaaaaaaatactaagaaagaagaaaaaaaaattgcaacaaaatttgatgaatgaagagaaagaagaaatgcAAAATAATGGATTTACCTAAAGCTAATCTGTGAGAAACTGAAGCGGCAGCAAGAGTTGTGGGGTGATCTCAGTGACCAAGGAGAGGGTAAAGGTTATAAAATCAGTGAGGCTTGTCTTCGTTGACTTGACTGAACACCAAAGAGAGAAGACCGCGAcaaagcccaaaaaaaaaaaaaaaattaatgatttttcctCACATCCACCAAGTtacaccattaaaaaaaaattatttttaaaagttttacgACAAGcgctgttttttaaaataggaaacaaaaaatagtttttaaatgttttttttaaaacaatgatgTTTGGAAGGatactttaaaaaataggtttttaaaataaaaaaacaagaaacttgtttgaatgaaagaatttatattgtttttaaaaataatgtcttacttttattttataaatttgatttataataatatgaaattaaattcaagttaagtcttattaaaaaataaaaattaaatatacgtataatttaaagataaatatattttttaaaattatgaaacaattttttttattctagtgaaacaaaaattactataagataaaaataattttaatatttatttttaataaaaataaaataattaattttattattatttttaatttattgtttgatcttatgcatgtttttaaaaattgaagccttattgaaaataaaaataattttgtaattacaaattaattaaaaaaataaatagtttttagtaaaacataaatagaaatattataataaaatcataaattatatttttagtagaacatatactattttatgatatgttagaaacataaggatattaatatctttgcatttttttttggttaaaaatgaataacgaataaaattttacctttttaatatataaatgagtcaattttttatattatatatgcacacatttagtactcaattttaaacataatattttagaatattttgatttaatatatataattaattggaTTGGTTTTCTATTGcaaattattcataaaaaatgaaaaaaaattattaaaaaagttaaagcattaattatgttttactcaatttatattctatttacttagtgattttttttttttaaaaaaaaactgttgtgtgtataaataataatgaagtcATGACTCATGGTATATCGGtttttctctcttatttatttttcaataattagacttattttttagttttaaattattttaaaaaattattaaactcattaataaattcaataaaaaacattgatttgaagttcatttttttaatggaaaaatttataaaattttaattatatgcaagaaagaaataatagagtcattataaactaatttttatccataaatttatggtattaataagtttattatttgagttttaaattattcttaaaaattattggaCTTGTTAATGAATTCAACACATTAACTCTTATTTAATTCGAAGTTTATTtgcctaatgaaaaaaaatcgaaaaataatgattttatataaaaaaaaaaagaaacaatagagttgttttaaaccaatttttgttcataattttttttttgtattaaatgaggttattatttaaattttaaattatttttaaaaattagtagaATTGTTAACAAATCCAATACATTatgtcttgtttaatttggagttaatttgtttaacaaaaaaaaaatcaaaaaataataattatatgtaGAAGAGAAATATTAGAATATGCATGTgtttttattatctttaaaacttgttaaaaacaatttttacttgtttttttattttactttgtttttaaaaattggaaacaaAGAATAATAACCAAACAgtgttatgaatttttaaaaattattttatgtttttaaaaatagaaaataatttttaaaatattttcttcttttaaataatttcaagagCCAAAACATAGCTTTAGAGTGTGTGCTAAATATCATTGATTTTCATGGATCATATTATGAAGaaattaattgatatatatatatatataaacataatgatATTGATGGATTGAAGCTTGAACCTCATATAGATCTAACTAGTGCAGCAAAATTTGATGAACGAAGAGAAGTAAGAAATGTAAAATGATGGATATACCTAAGCTGATGAGATCGAAACTGAAGCAGCAAGAGTCGTGGGGAGAGCTTTATATAGATCCAACTCAACGTGAGGAATTTTGACCATCACAGATCTAATATTCTTAGTCTATCAACTAAATTTCaaaacccaaaataaaaaagaagaaaaatttgcagcaaaatttgatgaatgaagagaaattaagaagaaaagtaaaataatggACATACCCGAAGTTGATCTATGAGAAACCGAAGCAGCAACAGTAATGGGGATATCTCTGTTTGAGAGCGATTAAAGGTTGCAGACTGAAGACTAAAGGGAGAGTAGTCCGAAAAGGAAATGATTTTTCCTCCCATCCACTAAGATAATACACTATTAAAACTTTATCCCCTTTTAAAAGTGATAGATATATTTGAACTTTGAAGGTCTGGAAATGGATACCTCTCCTTAGGTTAATTATTAATTGGTCAATTTAATGTGGACAAGGGGCATCTGCTATGACAGCAACCATGTGCTCCCTTCTGCTTAGTGCTTAAGCTCTCTTCTGGGATAGGCTGAAgagtaaagaagaaaaaggaaaagttaaaaaaggAAGAGTAAAGAAGGAAAAGGGCAAGAGAAAgggaaagttaaaaaaatggagaaaaataaggGGAGAAAGAATAATAACAGTAGATGGGAAATCCTTGgaagttaattttggaaataCAAAGTGGATTgtattagatttttaattataatttagttACATTTGAATTAAGGAGATGAAAAACTTAGTGCTATGTTTTGTTGGAAGAGagtttgagaaagaaaatagaggaaaaaacaaaaggaaagaaatatgaaaaattataaaatttttcttttatttgagtgttaatgaaaaaatttaaaataaaataaataaatttgtgatCAAAAATGGACTTTTTCCTAAATCTTTCCATCTTTTCTCAAGAAAAATATAGAGatgatattttaagattttttatttttttcttgactttttttttttgactttttatgaTATCAATGTTAGAGTACATGATATGTATTATTAGCTCTAATCTTTTaagtattttgaaaattgattgtttAATATAGTCTTAAAGTCTTGTttgacatgaggtcatatattTGAACCTCAATGTGtgcatatttattattaatccTAAAATTGCTACttttttccttaacttattaagtatatatatatttttttataagtaaagagaaatatattaaacaGAAAGAGGAGACACCAAACTAGTGCCCTCtaggtatacagggagtatacaaaagcagTCCATAGACTCCAAACCAAGGAAGGGGAAAAAACAACCCCTACCCTTACTTAGATCCTAGCCACTCAAAAAAGCTAACAAGAGAACAAGggctcaaaactataaacaccCTAACCTAAGACCACatattacatataaaagaatGTTTTAGCCTTTGGAGTGAAAACACCTCATCCCCAAAAGccaacaaatttctttccttccatattgaccaaaatatacataagggggCCATTTGCCACGCCTTTTTACGGGTTTTCCCCACAAACGCTCTATGCCATCCAACGAGAGTTTCTTTAACTGAACTAGAGAGAACCCAAGCCacaccaaagagagaaaaaagaagattccaCAATGCCCGCGTCTtaacacaatgaagtaaaagGTGATCCACCGTTTTTGCTTCAGAAAGgcaaagaaaacacctatttgccaaagagtACCCTCTCCTTTGGAGTTGCTCCAAAGTTAAGATTTTGCCTCAGGAGGCTTCCCAAGCGAAGAAAGCTACCTTAGGAGGCATATACGCTCTCCAAATACTATCATAAGAAAACAAAGCAAATCCTCTAGGCTCCAGAATAGAATAGAACGACTTGATTGACAAATCTCCACTTCTAGATGTTGTCCAAACCACCTTATCCTTGTCCTCCCTTTGCACCCTAAAGACTTGGATTTTTAGCATAAACCGTTCCACCATCTCaatttcccaatcattaaacgccCTTGAGAAAAGAGGGGTCCAATCATCCCCTACACCATCTGGGTTCCACACATCCGATACCCAGACATCTTTAGCCAGGGAAATGGCAAGTAAAGAAGGGAAGGACTCACAAAAAGGGCTCATCTCCACACCAGTTATCTTTCCAGAATCTCACTCTCCTACCATTACCCACGCGGTAGGCTAAACTGCTATTCATACCTAACCACTCATTTCTAATAACTTTCCAAAGCCCTACTCCATGCCTCCCACTTATGGCTCGAGTACACCATCCCCCATCCTCTACTCCATATTTTTTACTGATCGCTTGCTTCCACAAAGCCTCACTTTCAATGGCAAAGCACCAATTCCACTTACTTAAGAGAGCTTTATTCATCAAAGCTAAATTTCTCACCCCCAAAccacctttctttctttccagaCAAACCAAGTTCCACCTAACAAGATGTGACCTCTGTTCAAGTGCACCTCCCCTCCCACAGGAAGTCCCTCTGAATCTTCTCCAACTTCAGCcttatttttttgggaaaaaagaaaagagacatGAAGTAAACCAGCAAACTAGATAGAGTGCTCGAATTAGGGTGAGTTTTCccccttttgatatatattgtcCTTTCTACATAACCAGCCTTTTCCGAAACCTGTCTTCAACACTATCCCATACCACCTTTGATTTGAAGGGTGCCCCCAAAGGCAAACCCAAATGATAGGAAGGCAAACCACCCACTTTGCAGCCCAACTCCAAAGCTAAATCCTCTATATCATTCAATCTCCCCATCGGAATAAGCTTACTCTTGTCCAAGTTAACTCTCAACCCtgagcaagcctcaaaccacatgagaagccaGCTTAGATTCGTCGACTGATCCTGAGACTCCTCACAAAACACCAAGGTGtcatccacaaaaaaaaaaaacaagtgagatATCAGAATCCCTTCTCCACCCCTACCTCTTACTCTCCACCTTGATAAAAAGCCCCCACTAATGGCCCTTCTCATTAAGCAACTAAACACCTCCATAACTATCACGAACAGATAAGGGGATAaggggtctccttgtctcaaacccctTGAACTTTGGAAAAATCCCGAGGGAGAACCATTTATAAGAATAGAGTATCTTACAATAGAGATACACCACTTTATCCACTTAATCCATCTttccccaaagcccatttttttgAGCACGCCAACAAGAACTTTCAACAGAcgtgatcataggccttctctatatccaacttgcacaTCACACCCCCTTGATTGTTTTTCAACCTGGAATCCACAACCTCATTTGCAATAAAAAAAtgcatcaagaatttgtctatcctccacaaaggcattttggggtTCCGAAATCACTTTTCCCATTACCTTCTTGATTCTATTTGCTAACACCTTGGCCAAcaacttgtaaaggctttcCACAAGGCTAATCGGACtgaaatctttcaaatattCTGCACCTCCCttcttagggactaaaaccaagAAGGTGGCATTTAGAGATTTAACAAATCTGCCCCTTTCATGAAATTATCTAAAAAAGCGCATAATCTCAATCTTTACCACATCCCACCCAAAAAGCCAAAATGCCATGGTAAAACCATCCGATCTCGGGGCTTTGTCTTTGCCTAGATCTGTAAGAGCTTCAAACATCTCTTTCTTCAAGAAAGGATTCTCCAACCCCTCAGTCTCACTGTTATCTAACCCCATAAAGGACAACCCGTCGATATTAGGGCGTCACCCCTCTTCTTCCGAGTACAACTTTTGAAACGCCTCCACCACactgttttttaaattattttcctctGAGTGCCAACAGCCATTAACTTTCAACCTGGACATCCAGTTTCTTCTACTATGAGCATTTGTCATCCTATGAAAAAATATGGTATTATTGTCCCCCTCTTTCAGCCACAACTCTCTAGACTTCTGCCTCCAAAAAATCTCTTCCCTCATCACCTAAGACTTGTGGGACTCCCTTGCTCCATTTCTTGCTTCACATTCTTCCATATTTAAAGCTGCATATTTCTCCTTTTCATCCCAATGCTCAACCTGCATAAGAACTTCACCCTTTTTAGTCTCAACGATCTCAAACTCTTCTTTATTCCAAatctttagaatatttttaagggCCCTCAATTTAGCATCTAAAATGTAGCAGGATGTCCTTGTAAATTTTAAACTTCCCCACCAAATCTTCATCTTGTCTTTGAAACCCTCCTCCtccaaccacatattctcaaatctgaaaggGGAAGGTCCCTTCTTCAACCCTCCTCTTTTTAGGAGGACCGGGAAATGATTCGAGACATATCTGGGGAGAATACTTTGCACAACCCCATTGCATAGATTATCCCAGTTGTCTGTCACTAAGAACCTATCCAGCCTCGACTGGACCTGGTTATTCAAGCCTCCTCTCCAAGTAAACGGTCCTCCCATTAAAGGAAAATCCCTCAATTCCAAATCCTCTAACACTTCTGAGAATCTCCTCATTGAAGCAGTAAGCCCACCTTCCCTACTGCGTTCTTCTGGAAACCTTACCAAATTGAAATCCCCTCCCACACACCAAGGGTCACTCCATAGCCCTTTAACTGACCCAAGTTCCTCCCAGAAATCCTCTCTATCTCTACTACATACCGGCCCATACACACCAGTGAACACCCACACTACACCATCCACACAATTTTTAAACCGACACGAAATTGAGAAACCCCTTCTTCCCAGTCAACCAGCTCCACTATTCTATTGTCCCAGAATACCAAAATACCCCCAACTGCACCCCTAGAATTGACTGCTCTCCACTCTATGTTTCTTCCCACCCTTAGACTACGAACAAGCCTCGtagtcatttctttaattttagtttcCTGTAAACAAACCACGCCCACTCTCTAGGATTTAATGACTGACTTGATAATCTTCCTTTTATCCATATTATTTGCCCTTATAACATTCCACGATAGAATTCTTATCTTCATTTACACCTTGATCCTGAAGCCCCTCCAAAAATACCCATGTTAGAACCTATTTTTGCTTTTTTGTAGCTAATAGTCCATTCCAGCTTCTTGAGTTCCCTACtggattttgaagattttaaacTCGTCTTCCTAGTCACCCCTTCCTTACCCTTTTACTCAATTATCCCCTTCATTCTCCTTAAGAAGTACAAAATTTCCTCTTCGAAGCCTTTCGTCGGCATACCCAAGCAGTGATTGAACCTCGCAAGATTGCTTGAACTCCACCCTTCATCATTTCCCCCTTCTTCCAGGTGACAGACACTCCTTTTCTCAAAAGGACTCGTAAAGTCCGACCCATTGGGACAAAAGCTAACCCATTCCCTGTCTCAGCGTCAACCGAGTCCTAAGAAGGTTCAATCCAGCCTCCGAAAGCCGACACAGCTCTGTTCCGCCCCACGCTTGATGTAAACTGACCCAACTCGCCTTCCGCTCCATAATTAACCCTCTTCGATGCCTCTACAGCCTCGACGTAGCCctaaagagaagaagaagaagaggattcCCGAAGCCCCAAAGCAGAAGAGGAAATAGGAACAACGTAATACCTGGAAGCCTCCTTCATCAGAGCCTCGTCGGTGACCCTCCGACGACTCGACGTTAACTCCATGGCGACTTCAACTTCAATAGCCAAGAGCTCCGCATCCATTCCTCCTACACCCTCCGCGAGAGCAGACAGACCCCTAGCCGAGGAGGGTCGCTCCAAAAATCTTGTGCCTGCCTTAATAAAAGTGGGCCTCAGAGACCCACCCCAGCCCGCCTCTTCAAAGCTGACGGACAATGGGCCTTTGGCCCAAACCACTTCACCACTTAAGCCCAAGCAACCATTCTCTTTGAAAGCCTTCCCATGTGTAAAGAATGCTACTTTATTTCTTCAATTATTAAGTCCATGTGTAAAGACCATATACATAAGATAAAGTTTTAGAGTACATGATACATATTATGAACACAAATCTTGgttttaatttctctttttatgTTCAACAGATatttaaggaaataaaagaagattTGTGTATATTTTCTAATgggaaaagtgagttttgatttactaatttaaaaaaaatatatagaaaaagaattCCAACTTATACAGGTAAGTTTTATCTtcgtaaatttaaaaatattttaaaatatatgcactttttcataagttagaaatttatttcttaaaatacctatttaattgataatattaaataaaattatcaaaaaattaatttattattttagtttgacaaaagtattttataaatcaatatattaaagttttttcttatataatatgagatacaaatcattttgaaaaaaattctccAAGATCCTCTAAGTGATAAATAagatctttttaaataattatgaattaaactaattttattttatttttttatatatgaaataaaaaaggaataataaattcatgttatatttgatttatgaaaagttaaagaaaatggttttcttatatttatatgctatgaaaagtaccaaaaaatatttcaaaaaaaggGAGGAAAAGTTTTccatagaatatattttttttggtttttttttctttctctattttctttccttcaaatttattgggaatcaaacatacctccaaaaattactaaaaataatttatttccttcaaatctcatttatatttttgttattttttctttgattttccatttttcctcttcatttttgttttttgttcttttcttccaattattattttttgactcgGTTTTTCACAGCCTAGTACATATGGCGGGGATACAAGGGAATTTCTCATAGCAAGTACTTTAGGTTAACAAGCTGAGCTGAACTCAGCTCACAAAGTTCCAATCAAATGGGTTGTCCCATTcaccaaaagaaaaattgtttctCCCCATTCTGCGTAAAGCAATATGGAGTTCTCTGACCTCATAATTGTTTATATGGGTTGATCCTTCACACCTGAATGACGGAATATGTGAAGCAAGCTCCAATATCTCAGCATCACTCTCCTCAAAAAGAAAGCAGTCCCTCACGTCTAACCTCACAAGCTCTCTGC contains the following coding sequences:
- the LOC104878711 gene encoding F-box protein FBW2 isoform X1, translated to MGGKIISFSDYSPFSLQSATFNRSQTEISPLLLLLRFLIDQLRMEERKWEELNMDILVNVFGRVGMESLLLDVPFVCKPWYKASREPQCWGHLIFPEYIKPDDIWEEDSPDRGFAERLVTTYQENLSVTAFMKFIVNRSCGCATVIKLPKHCTKEALEYIANECPILKVLDVGLYNSSIKHIIPKFVSKWKSLERMRIGKFHVKSVLRLLPQIGLHCNNFIWLSAPYSYIRKDEALGIVASLPKLKYLDLHGADFEKEAVVMILQGCKQLVHLDIRDCRGFRGDDAEILELASHIPSFMCEGSSIGLGELSAFVYNREVAREVEHELFCDKICHDDCVYAFHFDFDDLLI
- the LOC104878711 gene encoding uncharacterized protein LOC104878711 isoform X3 gives rise to the protein MYLEEWEWSRCCWMFPLYASLGIKRAANLSAGGILFFLNTSNLTIYGKKTAPTGALQRVIKLPKHCTKEALEYIANECPILKVLDVGLYNSSIKHIIPKFVSKWKSLERMRIGKFHVKSVLRLLPQIGLHCNNFIWLSAPYSYIRKDEALGIVASLPKLKYLDLHGADFEKEAVVMILQGCKQLVHLDIRDCRGFRGDDAEILELASHIPSFMCEGSSIGLGELSAFVYNREVAREVEHELFCDKICHDDCVYAFHFDFDDLLI
- the LOC104878711 gene encoding F-box protein FBW2 isoform X2, with translation MEERKWEELNMDILVNVFGRVGMESLLLDVPFVCKPWYKASREPQCWGHLIFPEYIKPDDIWEEDSPDRGFAERLVTTYQENLSVTAFMKFIVNRSCGCATVIKLPKHCTKEALEYIANECPILKVLDVGLYNSSIKHIIPKFVSKWKSLERMRIGKFHVKSVLRLLPQIGLHCNNFIWLSAPYSYIRKDEALGIVASLPKLKYLDLHGADFEKEAVVMILQGCKQLVHLDIRDCRGFRGDDAEILELASHIPSFMCEGSSIGLGELSAFVYNREVAREVEHELFCDKICHDDCVYAFHFDFDDLLI